One window from the genome of Pieris napi chromosome 3, ilPieNapi1.2, whole genome shotgun sequence encodes:
- the LOC125063418 gene encoding RYamide receptor-like: MFYVSDNTTVSYVILCGTEYLQNDTLNDTFGNHSGTSHCASIKKSETFFTSFTFHLCVYFMYSIIFATALFGNGLVCFVVNSSTQMKTVTNLFIVNLAVGDIMMTIFCVPFSFVSTLVLQHWPFGPVMCKIVNFSQAVSVLVSAYTLLAISVDRYIVITQPLKPRLGKNIAKLIIVAVWIGAMITAVPILVVSRLQRPTIWHEVCELDICSEMWPEPKQMTHYTWALLTLQFLLPLTVLISTYSKIACMVWGVQPPGEADMNRDSRIQHSKRKMIKMMVAVVTVFTICWLPLNVFLMFWSAHENDEEWITWPGMPYVWFVCHWLAMSHCCYNPVIYCYMNSRYRRGFQEALNRLVCRHKNTTSCSSHRFSVCEAIPLSEMNDGRLYRRSTCTCQRRARLSRNKTSKQNSIQNCQRNATLSVPSKLFNY; this comes from the exons ATGTTCTACGTGAGCGATAATACAACAGTTAGCTATGTTATATTGTGCGGGACGGAATATTTGCAAAATGACACACTTAATGACACATTTGGGAATCACTCCGGAACATCACATTGCGCTTCGATCAAGAAATCTGAAACGTTTTTCACCTCATTCACATTTCATTTATgcgtttattttatgtacagTATCATCTTTGCTACCGCCCTCTTCGGTAATGGCCTTGTGTGTTTCGTCGTAAATAGTTCGACGCAAATGAAGACAGTGACaaacttatttattgtaaatttggcTGTTGGTGATATTATGATGACAATTTTTTGTGTTCCATTTTCCTTCGTGTCAACGTTAGTACTACAACATTGGCCATTTGGTCCTGTAATGTGCAAAATTGTGAATTTCTCTCAAGCAGTTTCGGTTCTTGTCAGTGCGTATACGTTGCTAGCAATATCTGTTGATAGATATATAGTTATAACACAGCCATTGAAGCCAAGATTAGGTAAGAATATAGCAAAGCTGATCATTGTTGCCGTGTGGATTGGGGCTATGATTACAGCAGTACCAATTTTAGTAGTTTCGAGATTACAGCGACCCACAATATGGCACGAAGTTTGTGAATT ggaTATATGTTCTGAGATGTGGCCAGAACCAAAACAAATGACACATTACACGTGGGCCCTATTAACACTGCAGTTTTTGCTTCCGCTAACAGTGTTGATCAGTACGTACTCAAAGATTGCCTGTATGGTGTGGGGTGTACAGCCTCCTGGAGAGGCAGATATGAACAGAGATTCTCGCATCCAGCACTCTAAAAGAAAG ATGATCAAAATGATGGTGGCTGTTGTCACAGTTTTTACGATATGCTGGTTGCCGCTTAACGTGTTTTTG atgTTCTGGAGTGCCCACGAGAATGATGAAGAATGGATTACATGGCCAGGGATGCCGTACGTCTGGTTCGTTTGTCATTGGTTGGCGATGTCCCACTGCTGCTACAACCCTGTCATTTACTGTTACATGAATTCTAGATATCGCCGAGGGTTTCAAgag GCCCTGAATAGACTCGTTTGCCGACATAAGAATACCACAAGCTGTTCAAGCCATCGATTCAGTGTATGCGAAGCAATTCCTTTGTCTG aaatGAACGATGGGCGACTTTACCGACGATCAACCTGTACCTGTCAACGACGAGCCCGCCTTTCAAGAAACAAGACGTCCAAACAAAACTCAATTCAAAACTGTCAGAGAAATGCCACTTTATCCGTTCCttcaaaattattcaattattaa